The DNA window GTCCAGCTCCTTACGGGCGGACTCATGCTCGGCGCAATCTTCATGGCCACCGATTATGTGACCTCGCCGATGAGCCACGCAGGCATGATAATCTACGGAGTCATGATCGGCATCATCACCGTTGTCATCCGCCAGTGGGGCGCATATCCCGAAGGTGTATCTTTCGCCATCCTGATAATGAACGGTGTGACACCGCTCATCAACCGCTATGTCAAACCACGTAAGTTCGGAGAAAGGAAGGTTGCAGCATGAAATCATCACTCGTAAACATGGTGCTCTCGCTGGGCATCATCACAGTAGTCGCCGCCGCTGCTCTTGCCGGAGTCTACACAGCTACCAAAGAACCTATCGCACAGGCCAAGGCTGAAAAGCAGAAATCAGCCATAGGGCAGGTGCTCCCCGAAATACATTTCAACAACAATCCTGCCGACGAGGCTGCCGAAGTGACAGTCGATGGTGAGACCGTCACCGTATTCCCCGCACGTCAGGACGGAGAACTCGTCGGAATGGCCGTCGAAAGCCACGATGCCAACGGCTTCTCGGGTCTCACCACGGTAATGTATGGTTTTGACCCTTCGGGCAACATCACAGGCTTTGCGGTGATGCAGCATGCCGAAACTCCCGGACTCGGATCGAAGATGGACGAATGGTTCAGCAATCCGGCCCATACGGTCATCGGCCTCAATGCCAACAGCGCAAATCTCACAGTGAGCAAGGACGGCGGCGATGTCGATGCCATCACGGCCGCCACAATCTCATCGCGAGCTTTTCTCCGGGCTCTCACACTAGCCAATCAGGCATCACAACAATTCGCCTCACGCCAATAATCCCCACCACATCAAGCCATGAATGATAAACTAAGAATACTTTTCAACGGTATTATCGCCGAAAACCCGACATTCGTCCTGATGCTGGGTATGTGTCCCACTCT is part of the Duncaniella dubosii genome and encodes:
- a CDS encoding RnfABCDGE type electron transport complex subunit G — its product is MKSSLVNMVLSLGIITVVAAAALAGVYTATKEPIAQAKAEKQKSAIGQVLPEIHFNNNPADEAAEVTVDGETVTVFPARQDGELVGMAVESHDANGFSGLTTVMYGFDPSGNITGFAVMQHAETPGLGSKMDEWFSNPAHTVIGLNANSANLTVSKDGGDVDAITAATISSRAFLRALTLANQASQQFASRQ